In Sphingomonas sp. JUb134, the sequence CCGGGCAGGCCTGGGCCTGGAGTACCGCTTCTCGCAAGGCTTCTATGGCAAGGGCGAGTATCGCTATTCGAACTATGGGGACGTCCGGGGCTACGACCTCGACGTCGACCGGAACCAGATCGTCGTCGGCCTCGGCTACCGCTTCTGAACGACGCTGCCGAAGGGGATCGACAGCGACACCGCGCCATAGAGCGTATCCCCCGTCGACGGAGCATTGGGCGCTTCCTTGAGGAAGCGCCCTTTCTTTAGCCAGGCCGCATTCAACTCGAGCTGCGCCCGGTGAGGCAGCAGCCACCAGCGGACCCGCCCCTCCACCTGGTGCCCGGCAAAGCGCCCCGATCCGCCGGAGGCGTCGCGCACCGCCGTGGTGGAAAAGCTGTCCGTGCGGGAATCAAGCCACATCGCCCGATAGGCGAGGAAGCCGTCGAGCCGCTGGTTCGGCGTCACCTCCAGGCGGACCGACGGCGTTAAGATGTTCGCCCGCCCGACCGCACCATAGATCGCGCCTGGCCCGAGGTCCGACCGCCGGGCCCCGAACAGCGTGTCGAACCGGCCGTAGCGCCCGCCCGATCCGTCGCCGCTCGCCTGATCATAGGTCAGGGAGACCCGTGCATGAGGGGCGCCGGGGAATCGATAGCCGGCGGCCGCGTGCACGAACCAGGCGGAGACCGGCAACTCGGCGGCATCGGCGGTCGTGTCGGCGCGGATCGAGCCGAACTGGTACACTGCCTCCAGTTCGAAATCGGCCCCGTCCCGCCCCGGCGCATCGGCCAGCCGCAGGTCCAGGCTGTGCAGCTTGCGATTGCGGGTGGGCCTGTCCGGCGTGTCCCGCTCGTTCAGCCCGAAATAGCCGATGTCCAGCGTGCCCGAGCCGATCGGGACCCCGGCCAGGTGCGTGCCCCAGAACTGCAGATCGAACCCCT encodes:
- a CDS encoding alginate export family protein; protein product: MSLDRVGGGQRVRSGPGATFRPSSRSGRAVRLGLLLSCLPLAWTGAPAAHAQEAETSAPEPAPHHPLSLTGSMRVRYEALRGQAHAGFPDTDSLLSIRTTVLLAYAQDRLRAGVELQDSRGYFGKRGGEVSANDVNAFEWIQAYAGLTVGSEGLVRIGRVKFDVGSRRLVAAHDYRNTASAFTGLVATLPASGGTATLFYTLPQQHRPDDQDAVLANRVQWDHEGFDLQFWGTHLAGVPIGSGTLDIGYFGLNERDTPDRPTRNRKLHSLDLRLADAPGRDGADFELEAVYQFGSIRADTTADAAELPVSAWFVHAAAGYRFPGAPHARVSLTYDQASGDGSGGRYGRFDTLFGARRSDLGPGAIYGAVGRANILTPSVRLEVTPNQRLDGFLAYRAMWLDSRTDSFSTTAVRDASGGSGRFAGHQVEGRVRWWLLPHRAQLELNAAWLKKGRFLKEAPNAPSTGDTLYGAVSLSIPFGSVVQKR